In Trifolium pratense cultivar HEN17-A07 linkage group LG7, ARS_RC_1.1, whole genome shotgun sequence, a genomic segment contains:
- the LOC123898275 gene encoding B-box zinc finger protein 20-like isoform X1: protein MKIQCDVCEKAEASIFCPSDEAALCNGCDHTIHHANKLATKHARFPLVHLNSKDYPLCDICQERRGYLFCQEDRAILCRECDLPIHRANEHTQKHNRFLLSGVKLSNNSLDLDSSSTSIGSETRNYSNRSSKANIIPRSVSNENVSSSCKVEDNMASDTGSVSTSSISEYLIETIPGYCFEDFLNASFPPNGFCKNQYSAFQYQDLNASKFLFPQPQVTCVPLAQIQSAQLIIPTPSNIGSVVGVKEIPKVNTYKGNSKWKKDYGCTVPVNGATFIKKSKYSR, encoded by the exons ATGAAGATCCAGTGTGATGTTTGTGAGAAAGCTGAAGCTTCCATATTCTGTCCTTCAGATGAAGCTGCTCTTTGTAATGGATGTGATCATACTATTCACCATGCAAACAAACTTGCAACCAAACATGCTCGTTTCCCTCTTGTCCACCTTAATTCCAAAGACTACCCTCTTTGTGATATTTGCCAA GAGAGGCGTGGATATCTATTTTGCCAAGAAGACAGAGCGATTCTATGCAGAGAATGTGACCTTCCAATCCATAGAGCAAATGAACATACACAGAAACATAACAGGTTTCTTCTCTCTGGTGTGAAGCTTTCAAACAATTCTTTGGACCTAGATTCATCATCCACTAGTATTGGCTCTGAAACCAGAAACTACTCTAATAGATCATCAAAAGCAAACATAATACCAAGATCAGTTTCCAATGAAAATGTCAGTTCTTCATGCAAGGTTGAAGATAACATGGCTAGTGACACTGGTTCTGTTTCAACAAGCAGCATTTCTGAATACTTGATTGAAACAATACCCGGTTACTGCTTCGAAGACTTTCTCAATGCTTCATTCCCACCTAATGGTTTCTGTAAG AATCAATATTCGGCATTTCAGTACCAAGATCTTAATGCTAGCAAGTTTTTATTTCCTCAACCTCAAGTAACATGTGTACCTCTAGCACAGATTCAATCAGCTCAACTAATTATTCCCACTCCTTCTAATATTGGTTCAGTGGTTGGAGTTAAAGAAATTCCAAAAGTGAACACTTACAAAGGGAACTCAAAATGGAAGAAAGATTATGGATGTACAGTTCCAGTAAATGGTGCtacattcataaaaaaatctaaatactCTAGATAA
- the LOC123898275 gene encoding uncharacterized protein LOC123898275 isoform X2: protein MMPRPKSKSQTFLNLTHHSHGIFASSNVCVFLLQERRGYLFCQEDRAILCRECDLPIHRANEHTQKHNRFLLSGVKLSNNSLDLDSSSTSIGSETRNYSNRSSKANIIPRSVSNENVSSSCKVEDNMASDTGSVSTSSISEYLIETIPGYCFEDFLNASFPPNGFCKNQYSAFQYQDLNASKFLFPQPQVTCVPLAQIQSAQLIIPTPSNIGSVVGVKEIPKVNTYKGNSKWKKDYGCTVPVNGATFIKKSKYSR from the exons ATGATGCCACGGCCTAAATCGAAGTCTCAAACTTTTTTAAACCTTACTCATCATTCTCATGGAATTTTCGCTTCTTCtaatgtgtgtgtgtttttgttgCAGGAGAGGCGTGGATATCTATTTTGCCAAGAAGACAGAGCGATTCTATGCAGAGAATGTGACCTTCCAATCCATAGAGCAAATGAACATACACAGAAACATAACAGGTTTCTTCTCTCTGGTGTGAAGCTTTCAAACAATTCTTTGGACCTAGATTCATCATCCACTAGTATTGGCTCTGAAACCAGAAACTACTCTAATAGATCATCAAAAGCAAACATAATACCAAGATCAGTTTCCAATGAAAATGTCAGTTCTTCATGCAAGGTTGAAGATAACATGGCTAGTGACACTGGTTCTGTTTCAACAAGCAGCATTTCTGAATACTTGATTGAAACAATACCCGGTTACTGCTTCGAAGACTTTCTCAATGCTTCATTCCCACCTAATGGTTTCTGTAAG AATCAATATTCGGCATTTCAGTACCAAGATCTTAATGCTAGCAAGTTTTTATTTCCTCAACCTCAAGTAACATGTGTACCTCTAGCACAGATTCAATCAGCTCAACTAATTATTCCCACTCCTTCTAATATTGGTTCAGTGGTTGGAGTTAAAGAAATTCCAAAAGTGAACACTTACAAAGGGAACTCAAAATGGAAGAAAGATTATGGATGTACAGTTCCAGTAAATGGTGCtacattcataaaaaaatctaaatactCTAGATAA